The following proteins are co-located in the Cupriavidus pauculus genome:
- the bamE gene encoding outer membrane protein assembly factor BamE domain-containing protein: MGLIASLLALFGCDQQKVDEAMKKARDVATDTWNSVKPDSQLFKGIEIGKSTEDDVRRQAGKPEIVWEEPDGGRRLEYPRGPEGTSTWMVTTNPDGTVRAIEQALTAANFARVRPGMTKDQIRRLLGKPTKVEAFRLKQEEVWGYRWMETPTDRAFFNVHFNPDGTVGTTSRSDDPSKMGGG; the protein is encoded by the coding sequence ATGGGACTGATAGCCAGCCTGCTCGCCCTGTTCGGGTGCGACCAGCAGAAGGTGGACGAAGCGATGAAGAAGGCGCGCGACGTGGCCACCGACACGTGGAACAGCGTCAAGCCGGACAGCCAGTTGTTCAAGGGCATCGAGATCGGCAAATCGACCGAGGACGACGTGCGGCGCCAGGCCGGCAAGCCCGAGATCGTCTGGGAAGAGCCGGACGGCGGCCGCCGGCTCGAATACCCGCGCGGGCCCGAAGGCACGTCGACGTGGATGGTCACGACCAACCCCGACGGCACCGTGCGCGCCATCGAACAGGCGCTGACGGCCGCGAACTTCGCCAGGGTGCGGCCCGGGATGACCAAAGACCAGATTCGCCGCCTGCTGGGCAAGCCGACCAAGGTGGAGGCGTTCCGGCTGAAGCAGGAAGAGGTCTGGGGCTACCGCTGGATGGAAACCCCGACCGACCGTGCGTTTTTCAACGTTCATTTCAACCCTGATGGCACGGTCGGCACGACGTCGCGGAGCGACGATCCATCGAAGATGGGCGGCGGCTAG
- a CDS encoding OmpA family protein yields the protein MNFKLVTVSIVAAAALAGCATEQQTNTAVGTGVGAAVGAGLGNLIGGNTTGTLVGAAVGGALGGATGYNWNAIRGKLNKDTAGTGTQITEQPDGSLKVNIPSQVTFDTDSATIKPSFRSVLDQVSQTLSQHQDVAANVVGHTDSTGNPSYNMQLSQRRAQSVASYLGDHGVSRNRLTAEGRGQTQPVADNGTEAGRAQNRRVEIFLKPISG from the coding sequence ATGAACTTCAAGCTCGTCACCGTTTCGATCGTCGCGGCGGCCGCCCTTGCGGGTTGCGCCACGGAGCAGCAGACCAACACCGCGGTGGGTACCGGCGTTGGCGCGGCGGTCGGCGCAGGGCTGGGCAACCTGATCGGCGGCAACACCACCGGCACGCTGGTGGGCGCGGCCGTGGGCGGTGCGCTGGGCGGCGCCACCGGGTACAACTGGAACGCCATCCGCGGCAAGCTGAACAAGGACACGGCCGGCACGGGCACGCAGATCACCGAGCAGCCGGACGGGTCGCTGAAGGTCAACATCCCGAGCCAGGTGACCTTCGATACGGACAGCGCCACGATCAAGCCGTCGTTCCGCAGCGTGCTGGACCAGGTGTCGCAGACGCTGAGCCAGCACCAGGACGTGGCGGCCAACGTCGTCGGCCATACCGACAGCACCGGCAACCCGAGCTACAACATGCAGCTTTCGCAACGTCGCGCCCAGAGCGTGGCGTCGTACCTGGGTGACCACGGCGTCTCGCGCAACCGCCTGACCGCCGAAGGCCGGGGCCAGACGCAGCCCGTGGCCGACAACGGCACCGAGGCCGGCCGGGCCCAGAATCGCCGTGTCGAAATTTTCTTGAAACCAATTTCGGGGTGA
- a CDS encoding superoxide dismutase family protein: MKRVLFGLTMGAAAVLAAGCSQPGKSPSAAPMATTAAAAAPGATRAAAPLTPKSGTNTSGRVTFDQQQGGVMVVVAVTGLPPGTTHGFHIHEKGDCSAPDAMSAGGHFNPGGKPHGQMSMADHHAGDMNNLTADSAGNARAQFMMSDVTVGPGPNSVIGKAVIVHKDPDDYRTQPTGNAGGRIACGVIAAS, translated from the coding sequence ATGAAACGGGTACTTTTCGGATTGACCATGGGCGCCGCCGCCGTGCTGGCAGCGGGATGCTCGCAGCCGGGCAAGAGCCCGTCCGCCGCGCCGATGGCCACCACGGCCGCCGCCGCCGCGCCGGGTGCCACGCGCGCCGCGGCGCCGCTGACGCCCAAGAGCGGCACGAACACGTCGGGCCGTGTCACGTTTGACCAGCAGCAAGGCGGGGTGATGGTCGTGGTGGCCGTGACCGGCCTGCCGCCGGGCACCACGCACGGCTTCCATATCCACGAGAAGGGCGACTGCTCGGCGCCGGACGCCATGAGCGCCGGCGGCCACTTCAACCCGGGCGGCAAGCCGCATGGCCAGATGTCGATGGCCGACCACCACGCCGGCGACATGAACAACCTGACCGCCGATTCGGCCGGCAACGCCCGCGCCCAGTTCATGATGTCCGACGTGACGGTGGGCCCCGGCCCGAACAGCGTGATCGGCAAGGCCGTGATCGTCCACAAGGACCCGGACGACTACCGCACCCAGCCCACGGGCAACGCGGGCGGGCGGATCGCGTGCGGGGTCATCGCCGCCTCGTAG
- a CDS encoding translocation/assembly module TamB domain-containing protein, with product MNMPDMPPVPREDRDAPRQPRRPRRRIWKVLGWTVAVLLALLVALAVTTVQALRTETGTRHLWNIATRLSAGMLAGTYEGGSVASGLRLRDVVYASGDTRVTVDRIDARWQLSWSPRRLHVEWLRLGKIDARLPASAPSTEPARMPDSLTLPLAVDVDTLTVAELSLLQGPPATSSPLVLSDLSGALHSDGQRHRVVVDRLVTPYGKLQANAQIGGTTPFPLSAEALLEGRWKEETYAVSATASGSLDSLRAELEANGDRIRARGNADVTPFGKVPFTHLIVDGERINPRLFSPTAPQANLTVHAELRPVEAIAPPPQVAQPRPGESTASAVAAASAASASAPVPTPAAPTRNPLAVAGEVTVRNLEPGPIDKERLPVHAVQARVELSEMTQTLRDLRITLPGRAEIVGQGTLHDGRGGFDLDVRRLDAAALHTGMVATNLSGPVIVRLEPGRQSVALDVEGGEIKLFADARIDAEAVTLAALRAGLGSGTLTADGKLGLKDAQAFDFKGKLTNFDPARLARVAPGRINADFSAKGSLANVLRVALDFALGESEYAGLPMTGNGKVRVEGERLLPSEASLLMAGNQVNLRGSFGARGDSLRVNVDAPQLDRLKFGVGGRARLDAVVTGTLKKPEVVGDYSAQALVVGPHKVASADGHVELRGGLDGTLAARLAARDYQGPQASIRTLDATLSGTQANHTFDARAAGTMHGQAMQLALAGQGAWRGEQGWNGTIRTLEERGAVNVRLLAPAQLMVADQRIRLGPAQLQFARATMRVDGFEFDHGRIRTQGNFNGVEVANLLKLMETWTGEAPPVRSDLVLDANWNLNLAETATGFAEVRRRSGDASVNAGRGWTTLGLGETALRADFGGNRVTLRGGTTSQRIGKVAVDASAGLVTEQGLLTVGPASALGGTVTADVPRLKSLEALTGPQYALQGKLAAALRLAGTVGNPLLTGTVDGSDIGITLYDLGIRLTDGEVHVVLDQNTVELRQVRFRGGDGTLTATGAVKLGQTDPNITGRIVADRLQLFASPERTLIVSGEAGIANENQQLAIRGKFRVDRGLFDLPKASAPVLGDDVVVVRRKDERELKTAATPVVPESKPASRFSPLIDVTIDLGNDFRFRGAGADILLAGQLGIRSEPLSPMRATGTVRVVDGTYEAFGRKLDIDRGTINFNGPVDNPNMFIRAMRRNQEVEAGVEVTGTVRLPRVRLVSEPNVPDEDKLSWLMFGYGAESAGSSQQRQLSGSALGGAALGMIGGKAGKSVVSHFGIDEFSIGPSTAGLNDQQVVSIGKAVSDQISVGYEQSLTSASNVVKLTWAFSRRWSLIAKGGSINGLSVLFNRRFNNWSTLFTGGSGRRSNAAADAAVEGASAPAGDPVEAIKR from the coding sequence ATGAACATGCCGGACATGCCGCCCGTGCCGCGCGAGGACCGCGACGCCCCGCGCCAGCCGCGCCGGCCCCGCCGCCGCATCTGGAAGGTGCTGGGCTGGACCGTGGCCGTGCTGCTGGCGCTGCTGGTGGCGCTGGCCGTCACGACCGTGCAGGCGCTGCGCACGGAAACCGGCACGCGCCACCTGTGGAACATCGCCACGCGGCTGTCGGCCGGCATGCTGGCCGGGACGTACGAGGGCGGATCGGTGGCCAGCGGGCTGCGGCTGCGCGACGTGGTCTACGCCAGCGGCGACACGCGCGTGACGGTCGACCGCATCGACGCGCGCTGGCAGCTTTCGTGGTCGCCGCGGCGGCTGCACGTGGAATGGCTGCGGCTGGGCAAGATCGACGCGCGGCTGCCGGCGTCGGCCCCGAGCACCGAGCCGGCCCGGATGCCGGATTCGCTGACGCTGCCGCTGGCTGTCGACGTCGACACGCTGACGGTGGCCGAGCTGTCGCTGTTGCAGGGGCCACCGGCCACGTCGAGCCCGCTCGTGCTGTCGGACCTGTCCGGCGCGCTGCACAGCGACGGGCAGCGGCATCGCGTGGTCGTCGACCGGCTGGTCACGCCGTACGGCAAGCTGCAGGCCAACGCCCAGATCGGCGGCACCACGCCGTTCCCGCTGTCGGCCGAGGCCCTGCTGGAAGGGCGCTGGAAGGAAGAGACGTATGCCGTTTCCGCCACCGCCAGCGGGTCGCTGGACAGCCTGCGCGCCGAACTGGAAGCCAACGGCGACCGCATCCGCGCGCGCGGCAACGCCGACGTGACGCCGTTCGGCAAGGTGCCGTTCACGCACCTGATTGTCGATGGCGAGCGCATCAACCCCCGGCTGTTCAGCCCCACGGCTCCGCAGGCCAACCTGACCGTCCATGCCGAACTGCGCCCGGTGGAGGCCATCGCGCCGCCGCCGCAGGTGGCCCAGCCCCGGCCCGGCGAATCGACGGCCAGCGCCGTGGCGGCTGCGTCGGCCGCGTCGGCGTCGGCGCCGGTGCCCACGCCGGCCGCGCCGACCAGGAACCCGCTGGCCGTGGCCGGCGAGGTCACGGTCCGCAACCTGGAGCCGGGTCCGATCGACAAGGAACGGCTGCCCGTGCACGCGGTGCAGGCGCGCGTGGAACTGAGCGAGATGACGCAGACGCTGCGCGACCTGCGCATCACGCTGCCGGGGCGCGCCGAGATCGTCGGGCAGGGCACGCTGCACGATGGGCGCGGCGGCTTTGACCTGGACGTGCGGCGGCTGGACGCCGCGGCGCTGCACACGGGCATGGTGGCGACCAACCTGTCCGGGCCGGTCATCGTGCGGCTGGAGCCGGGCCGGCAGAGCGTGGCGCTGGACGTGGAGGGCGGCGAGATCAAGCTGTTCGCCGATGCGCGGATCGATGCCGAGGCGGTCACGCTGGCGGCGCTGCGCGCGGGGCTGGGCAGCGGCACGCTGACGGCCGACGGCAAGCTCGGGCTCAAGGACGCGCAGGCGTTCGACTTCAAGGGCAAGCTGACCAACTTCGACCCGGCGCGGCTGGCCAGGGTGGCACCGGGCCGCATCAACGCCGATTTCTCGGCCAAGGGGTCGCTGGCCAACGTGCTGCGCGTGGCGCTGGACTTTGCGCTGGGCGAGAGCGAGTACGCGGGGCTGCCAATGACCGGCAACGGCAAGGTGCGCGTGGAGGGCGAGCGGCTGCTGCCCAGCGAGGCGTCGCTGCTGATGGCGGGCAACCAGGTCAACCTCAGGGGCAGCTTTGGCGCGCGGGGCGACAGCCTGCGGGTCAACGTCGACGCGCCGCAGCTGGATCGCCTGAAATTCGGCGTCGGCGGCCGCGCCCGGCTGGACGCCGTGGTCACCGGCACGCTGAAGAAGCCTGAGGTGGTGGGCGACTACAGCGCGCAGGCGCTGGTGGTGGGGCCGCACAAGGTGGCCAGCGCCGATGGCCACGTGGAACTGCGCGGCGGGCTGGACGGCACGCTGGCCGCCCGGCTGGCCGCGCGCGACTACCAGGGCCCGCAGGCGTCGATCCGTACGCTCGACGCCACGCTGAGCGGCACGCAGGCCAATCACACATTCGACGCCCGCGCAGCCGGCACGATGCACGGCCAGGCGATGCAGCTGGCGCTGGCCGGGCAGGGCGCCTGGCGCGGCGAGCAGGGCTGGAACGGCACGATCCGCACGCTGGAAGAGCGCGGCGCGGTGAACGTGCGGCTGCTGGCGCCCGCGCAGCTGATGGTGGCGGACCAGCGCATCCGGCTGGGCCCGGCGCAACTGCAGTTCGCGCGGGCGACGATGCGCGTGGACGGCTTCGAGTTCGATCACGGGCGCATCCGCACGCAGGGCAACTTCAACGGCGTGGAAGTGGCCAACCTGCTCAAGCTGATGGAGACGTGGACCGGCGAGGCGCCGCCGGTGCGCTCGGACCTCGTGCTCGATGCCAACTGGAACCTGAACCTGGCCGAGACGGCCACCGGGTTTGCCGAGGTGCGGCGGCGCAGCGGCGACGCGTCGGTCAACGCCGGCCGGGGCTGGACCACGCTGGGGCTGGGCGAGACGGCGCTGCGCGCGGACTTTGGCGGCAACCGCGTGACGCTGCGCGGCGGCACCACGTCGCAGCGGATCGGCAAGGTGGCCGTCGATGCGTCGGCCGGGCTGGTCACCGAGCAGGGGTTGCTGACGGTGGGGCCGGCGTCGGCGCTGGGCGGCACGGTCACCGCCGACGTGCCGCGCCTGAAGTCGCTGGAAGCGCTGACCGGGCCGCAGTACGCGCTCCAGGGCAAGCTGGCGGCGGCGCTGCGGCTGGCCGGCACGGTCGGCAATCCGCTGCTGACCGGCACCGTGGATGGCAGCGACATCGGCATCACGCTGTACGACCTTGGTATCCGGCTAACCGATGGCGAGGTGCACGTGGTGCTGGACCAGAACACCGTGGAACTGCGGCAGGTGCGCTTTCGCGGCGGCGACGGCACGCTGACGGCCACGGGCGCGGTCAAGCTGGGCCAGACCGATCCGAACATCACGGGCCGGATCGTGGCGGACCGGCTGCAGCTGTTTGCCAGCCCCGAGCGCACGCTGATCGTCTCGGGCGAGGCCGGCATCGCCAACGAGAACCAGCAGCTGGCCATCCGCGGCAAGTTCCGCGTGGACCGCGGGCTGTTCGACCTGCCCAAGGCCAGCGCGCCGGTGCTGGGCGACGACGTGGTGGTGGTGCGCCGCAAGGATGAGCGCGAACTGAAGACGGCGGCCACGCCGGTGGTGCCGGAGTCCAAGCCGGCCAGCCGCTTCAGCCCGCTGATCGACGTGACGATCGACCTGGGCAACGACTTCCGCTTCCGGGGGGCCGGGGCCGACATCCTGCTGGCCGGGCAACTGGGCATCCGCAGCGAGCCGCTGTCGCCGATGCGCGCGACGGGCACGGTGCGCGTGGTGGACGGCACCTACGAGGCATTCGGGCGCAAGCTCGACATCGACCGCGGCACGATCAACTTCAACGGCCCGGTGGACAACCCGAACATGTTCATCCGCGCCATGCGCCGCAACCAGGAGGTGGAGGCCGGCGTGGAGGTGACGGGCACGGTGCGGCTGCCGCGCGTGCGGCTGGTGTCCGAGCCGAACGTGCCCGACGAGGACAAGCTGTCGTGGCTGATGTTCGGCTACGGCGCCGAGAGCGCGGGATCGAGCCAGCAGCGGCAGTTGAGCGGCAGCGCGCTGGGCGGCGCGGCACTGGGCATGATCGGCGGCAAGGCCGGCAAGAGCGTGGTGTCGCACTTCGGCATCGACGAATTCTCGATCGGCCCCAGCACGGCGGGCCTGAACGACCAGCAGGTGGTGAGCATCGGCAAGGCGGTGTCGGACCAGATCTCGGTGGGCTACGAGCAGAGCCTGACGTCGGCATCCAACGTGGTCAAGCTGACCTGGGCGTTCTCGCGGCGCTGGTCGCTGATTGCCAAGGGCGGGTCGATCAACGGGCTGTCGGTGCTGTTCAACCGGCGCTTCAACAACTGGAGTACGCTGTTTACCGGCGGGTCGGGGCGGCGCTCGAACGCGGCGGCCGATGCCGCCGTGGAAGGCGCCAGCGCGCCGGCCGGCGATCCGGTCGAAGCGATCAAACGATGA
- the dcd gene encoding dCTP deaminase: MSIKSDKWIRRMAEQHGMIEPFEPGQVRESAGRKIVSYGTSSYGYDIRCADEFKIFTNINSTIVDPKNFDEKSFVDFKGDVCIIPPNSFALARTMEYFRIPRSVLTICLGKSTYARCGIIVNVTPFEPEWEGYVTLEFSNTTPLPAKIYAGEGCAQVLFFESDEVCETSYRDRGGKYQGQHGVTLPKT, translated from the coding sequence ATGAGCATCAAATCCGACAAGTGGATCCGCCGCATGGCGGAGCAGCACGGCATGATCGAACCGTTCGAGCCCGGCCAGGTACGGGAGTCGGCGGGGCGCAAGATCGTTTCCTACGGCACCTCAAGCTACGGCTACGACATCCGGTGCGCCGACGAATTCAAGATCTTCACGAACATCAACAGCACGATCGTCGATCCGAAGAACTTCGACGAGAAGTCGTTCGTCGACTTCAAGGGCGACGTCTGCATCATCCCGCCGAACTCGTTCGCGCTGGCCCGGACGATGGAGTACTTCCGCATCCCGCGCAGCGTGCTGACGATCTGCCTGGGCAAGAGCACCTACGCGCGCTGCGGCATCATCGTCAACGTGACGCCGTTCGAACCCGAGTGGGAAGGCTACGTGACGCTGGAGTTCTCGAACACCACGCCGCTGCCGGCCAAGATCTACGCGGGCGAGGGCTGCGCGCAGGTGCTGTTCTTCGAGTCCGACGAGGTCTGCGAGACGTCGTACCGCGACCGGGGCGGCAAGTACCAGGGCCAGCACGGGGTGACGCTGCCCAAGACCTGA
- the metG gene encoding methionine--tRNA ligase, whose translation MTARRILVTSALPYANGQIHIGHLVEYIQTDIWVRFQRMMGNEVYYVGADDTHGTPVMLRAEKEGITPKQLIDRVWTEHKRDFDSFLVSFDNYHSTDADENRELCEKIYLALKDQDLIAEREVEQFFDPVKNMFLPDRFIKGECPKCGAKDQYGDSCEVCGTTYVPTDLKNPYSVVSGATPVRKSSTHFFFKLSDPRCESFLREWVADLAQPEASNKMQEWLGAEGEASTLSDWDISRDAPYFGFEIPGAPGKYFYVWLDAPIGYYASFKNLAARRGIDFDAWVGPHSTAEQYHFIGKDILYFHTLFWPAMLKFSGYRTPTNVFAHGFLTVDGAKMSKSRGTFITAQSYIDTGMNPEWLRYYFAAKLNASMEDLDLNLDDFVARVNSDLIGKYVNIASRAAGFLVKRFDGKVDEAALANPLLEQLRQAAPQVAAYYEGREYSKALRLVMELTDAVNAFVDTNKPWELAKDETKRDALHAACSVSLEAFRLLTVFLKPVVPTVAAGVEAFLNVEPLDWRAIDRQLSADRPIQPYQHLMTRVDAKQIEALLAANKESLQAANPAGVPDAAGAAIEPIADTITIDDFARIDLRVAKIVACQKVEGSNKLLQLTLDVGEGKTRNVFSGIQSAYTPEQLVGKLTVVVANLAPRKMKFGMSEGMVLAASAADEKANPGLYILEPHSGAVPGMRIR comes from the coding sequence ATGACCGCACGCCGCATCCTTGTTACCTCCGCCCTGCCGTACGCCAACGGCCAGATCCACATCGGCCACCTGGTGGAATACATCCAGACCGACATCTGGGTGCGCTTCCAGCGCATGATGGGCAACGAGGTCTACTACGTCGGCGCCGACGATACCCACGGCACCCCGGTCATGCTGCGCGCGGAAAAGGAAGGCATCACGCCCAAACAGCTCATCGACCGCGTCTGGACCGAGCACAAGCGCGATTTCGACAGCTTCCTGGTGTCGTTCGACAACTACCACAGCACCGACGCCGACGAGAACCGCGAACTCTGCGAGAAGATCTACCTGGCGTTGAAGGACCAGGACCTGATTGCCGAGCGCGAGGTCGAGCAGTTCTTCGACCCGGTCAAGAACATGTTCCTGCCGGACCGCTTCATCAAGGGCGAATGCCCGAAGTGCGGCGCGAAGGACCAATACGGCGACTCATGTGAAGTTTGCGGCACAACCTACGTGCCGACCGACCTGAAGAACCCGTACTCGGTGGTGTCCGGCGCCACGCCGGTGCGCAAGTCGTCGACCCACTTTTTCTTCAAGCTGTCCGATCCGCGCTGCGAGTCGTTCCTGCGCGAATGGGTGGCCGACCTGGCGCAGCCCGAGGCCAGCAACAAGATGCAGGAGTGGCTGGGCGCCGAGGGCGAGGCATCGACGCTGTCCGACTGGGACATCTCGCGCGACGCCCCCTACTTCGGCTTCGAGATCCCGGGCGCCCCGGGCAAGTATTTCTACGTCTGGCTCGACGCCCCGATCGGCTACTACGCCAGCTTCAAGAACCTGGCGGCCCGGCGCGGCATCGACTTCGACGCCTGGGTGGGCCCGCACTCCACGGCCGAGCAGTACCACTTCATCGGCAAGGACATCCTGTACTTCCACACGCTGTTCTGGCCCGCGATGCTGAAGTTCTCGGGCTACCGCACGCCGACCAACGTCTTTGCGCACGGCTTCCTGACCGTGGATGGCGCCAAGATGAGCAAGTCGCGCGGCACGTTCATCACGGCCCAGAGCTACATCGACACCGGCATGAACCCGGAATGGCTGCGTTACTACTTCGCCGCCAAGCTCAACGCGAGCATGGAAGACCTGGACCTGAACCTGGACGACTTTGTCGCGCGCGTGAACAGCGACCTGATCGGCAAGTACGTGAACATCGCCAGCCGGGCGGCCGGTTTCCTGGTCAAGCGCTTCGACGGCAAGGTCGACGAGGCCGCGCTGGCCAACCCGCTGCTGGAACAGCTGCGCCAGGCCGCGCCGCAGGTGGCCGCGTACTACGAGGGCCGCGAGTACAGCAAGGCGCTGCGCCTGGTGATGGAGCTGACCGACGCCGTCAACGCGTTTGTCGACACCAACAAGCCGTGGGAACTGGCCAAGGACGAGACCAAGCGCGACGCGCTGCACGCCGCCTGCTCGGTCTCGCTGGAAGCGTTCCGCCTGCTGACGGTGTTCCTGAAGCCCGTGGTGCCCACCGTGGCCGCCGGCGTGGAGGCGTTCCTGAACGTCGAGCCGCTCGACTGGCGCGCCATCGACCGCCAACTGTCGGCCGACCGTCCGATCCAGCCCTACCAGCACCTGATGACCCGCGTCGACGCCAAGCAGATCGAGGCGCTGCTGGCCGCCAACAAGGAATCGCTGCAGGCCGCCAACCCGGCCGGCGTCCCGGACGCCGCCGGCGCGGCCATCGAACCGATCGCCGACACGATCACGATCGACGACTTCGCCAGGATCGACCTGCGCGTGGCCAAGATCGTCGCCTGCCAGAAGGTGGAAGGATCGAACAAGCTGCTGCAGTTGACGCTGGACGTGGGCGAAGGCAAGACGCGCAACGTGTTCTCGGGCATCCAGTCGGCCTACACGCCCGAGCAGCTGGTGGGCAAGCTGACCGTGGTGGTGGCCAACCTGGCGCCGCGCAAGATGAAGTTCGGCATGTCCGAAGGCATGGTCCTGGCCGCCTCCGCCGCCGACGAGAAGGCCAACCCGGGCCTGTACATCCTGGAACCGCACAGCGGTGCGGTGCCGGGGATGCGGATCCGCTGA
- the apbC gene encoding iron-sulfur cluster carrier protein ApbC has product MTATIEQVTEALRTVIDPNTGKDLVSTRAARNVRVDGGNVSLEVELGYPGKSQFDLIRGLVTDAVRKLDGVAAVNVTVSMKIVAHAVQRGVKLLPGVRNVIAVASGKGGVGKSTTAVNLALALAAEGARVGMLDADIYGPSLPMMLGISGRPESTDGQTMMPLQGHGLQANSIGFLIEQDNPMVWRGPMVTSALEQLLRQTNWNDLDYLIVDMPPGTGDIQLTLSQKVPVTGAVIVTTPQDIALLDARKGLKMFEKVGIPILGIVENMAVYCCPNCGHTEHIFGTGGAEKMSKDYDVDVLGSLPLNLSIREQADSGRPTVVADPDGQIAAIYREMARKVAIKVADKARDMSNKFPSIVVQNT; this is encoded by the coding sequence TTGACTGCCACCATTGAACAGGTAACCGAAGCCCTGCGTACCGTCATCGATCCCAACACGGGCAAGGACCTCGTCTCCACCCGCGCCGCGCGCAACGTGCGGGTCGACGGCGGCAACGTGTCACTGGAAGTGGAGCTGGGCTACCCGGGCAAGAGCCAGTTCGACCTGATCCGCGGGCTGGTCACCGACGCCGTGCGCAAGCTCGACGGCGTGGCGGCCGTCAACGTGACGGTGTCGATGAAGATCGTGGCCCACGCGGTGCAGCGCGGCGTGAAGCTGCTGCCCGGCGTGCGCAACGTGATTGCCGTGGCGTCCGGCAAGGGCGGGGTGGGCAAGTCCACCACGGCGGTGAACCTGGCGCTGGCGCTGGCCGCCGAGGGCGCCCGCGTGGGCATGCTCGACGCCGACATCTACGGCCCGAGCCTGCCGATGATGCTGGGCATCTCCGGCCGCCCGGAATCGACCGACGGCCAGACCATGATGCCGCTGCAGGGCCACGGCCTGCAGGCCAACTCGATCGGCTTCCTGATCGAGCAGGACAACCCGATGGTGTGGCGCGGCCCGATGGTGACGTCGGCGCTGGAACAACTGCTGCGCCAGACCAACTGGAACGACCTGGACTACCTGATCGTCGACATGCCGCCGGGCACCGGCGACATCCAGCTCACGCTGTCCCAGAAGGTGCCGGTCACGGGCGCCGTGATCGTGACCACCCCGCAGGACATCGCGCTGCTGGACGCCCGCAAGGGCCTGAAGATGTTCGAAAAGGTGGGCATCCCCATCCTGGGCATCGTCGAGAACATGGCCGTCTACTGCTGCCCGAACTGCGGCCACACCGAGCACATCTTCGGCACCGGCGGTGCTGAAAAAATGAGCAAGGACTACGACGTGGACGTGCTGGGCAGCCTGCCGCTGAACCTGTCGATCCGCGAGCAGGCCGATTCGGGCCGCCCGACCGTGGTGGCCGACCCCGACGGCCAGATTGCCGCCATCTACCGCGAGATGGCCCGCAAGGTGGCGATCAAGGTGGCCGACAAGGCGCGCGACATGAGCAACAAGTTTCCGAGCATCGTCGTCCAGAACACCTGA